Proteins encoded in a region of the Anguilla anguilla isolate fAngAng1 chromosome 10, fAngAng1.pri, whole genome shotgun sequence genome:
- the LOC118206459 gene encoding uncharacterized protein LOC118206459 isoform X2 — MVVCHSDLRISSEDDGDEGGRRYKQPLGLVTGNQYWKDKHYPRPRTIQMNSRDQREPDKAIFSPGALWEMDSATRAISSLSVSEESCSDTTEESLAANQDAQSDGSDHVTCEHDAFVNLDRSGLGPWPPSWDQSVSYFKAMSWDYSPGDACDNTALPAPAPQMNGVYISEITTNLKEQDVVILSARNDYSCYENARVDAEAFGHILEIYNISPMFRTEDLLDAFAGFSARGLEIHWVDGTHALAVFSCKAAALQALSIKHPLIRARKLSSGTKKSKGKALRLSELLRPVNEEAQTDPRPVNEEAQTDPKVSKALDLHVQHCWCVSTNSGSYSQTSRAGQSAVIEMMVHLHFLPSVTRGQ; from the exons ATGGTAGTTTGCCACTCTGATCTAAG AATATCCTCAGAGGATGATGGTGATGAAGGTGGTAGAAGGTACAAACAGCCCTTGGGGCTGGTAACAGGGAATCAATATTGGAAGGACAAGCACTACCCCAGGCCCAGGACTATACAAATGAACAGCAGAGACCAGAGAGAGCCAGACAAGGCCATCTTCAGTCCTGGGGCCTTGTGGGAGATGGACAGTGCCACACGTGCCATAAGCAGTTTGAGCGTCTCGGAGGAGTCCTGCTCTGATACCACAGAGGAGTCCCTCGCTGCCAATCAGGACGCACAGTCTGACGGTTCAGATCACGTGACCTGCGAGCACGATGCGTTTGTGAACCTGGACAGGTCCGGTCTGGGACCCTGGCCTCCATCTTGGGACCAGTCTGTTTCTTACTTCAAGGCCATGTCCTGGGATTACTCACCTGGAGATGCCTGCGACAACACAGCCCTACCTGCCCCAGCACCACAAATGAACGGGGTTTATATCAGTGAG ATAACCACCAATCTTAAAGAGCAGGATGTTGTGATTCTGAGCGCCCGGAACGACTACTCGTGCTATGAGAACGCGCGGGTCGACGCTGAAGCCTTCGGCCACATTCTGGAAATATACAACATCTCCCCCATGTTCAGAACCGAGGATCTGCTGGACGCCTTCGCAGGCTTCAG CGCGAGAGGTCTGGAGATCCACTGGGTGGATGGCACGCATGCCCTGGCGGTTTTCTCTTGCAAGGCAGCAG CACTGCAGGCCCTTTCCATAAAACACCCATTGATAAGAGCACGGAAGCTGTCCAGTGGAACAAAGAAATCGAAGGGGAAAGCTCTGAGGCTTTCAG AGCTCCTCAGGCCTGTGAATGAGGAGGCGCAAACTGACCCCAGGCCCGTGAACGAGGAAGCGCAAACTGACCCCAAAGTCTCCAAAGCGCTGGACCTCCACGTACAGCACTGCTGGTGTGTTTCTACTAATTCAGGTTCATATTCAC AAACATCAAGGGCTGGCCAGTCAGCTGTGATTGAAATGATGGTCCACCTGCATTTCCTACCATCTGTCACCAGGGGGCAGTGA
- the loxl2b gene encoding lysyl oxidase homolog 2b, which yields MRAPCSLTCCVTALLSLWALCQAQYDEWGYPQGYAEPAEEHYKVPELPPDTPRIQLRLAGEKRKHNEGRVEVFYEGEWGTVCDDDFSIHGAQVVCRELGYLEAISWSPGSKYGRGEGRIWFDNVHCTGKEKTLALCSSNGIGVSDCKHTEDVGVLCSDKRIPGFKFVNTLTNSVESLNLQVEDVRIRAILGTYRKRIPVTEGYVEVKDGGKWKQICDEHWTLMDSRVVCGMFGFPGERKYNARVYKMFARRRKHNYWDYSVNCTGTEAHLSSCKLGQALLEKGNGSCGQGMPVVVSCVPGRAFAPTSMAGFRKAFRQEQPLVRLRGGAIVGEGRVEVLKNGEWGTICDDKWNLLSATVVCRELGFGTAKEALSGGQLGQGMGSVHMNEVGCSGFEKSITECSFNKESLGCSHEEDAGVRCNVPAMGFEQRLRLSGGRTPFEGRVEVLAEKNGSLVWGTVCSEGWGTMEAMVVCRQLGLGFASHAFKETWYWQGAVNADDVVMSGVRCSGTEMSLAHCLHHGAHLDCPKGGARFAAGVSCSETAPDLVLNPQAVEQTTYLEDRPMLMLQCAYEENCLSTTASQVPANSYRRLLRFSSQIHNNGQADFRPKAGRHTWIWHDCHRHYHSMEVFTHYDLLSLNGTKVAEGQKASFCLEDTECDEGIEKKYECANFGEQGITLGCWDTYRHDIDCQWVDITDVKPGDYLFQIIINPNYEVAETDFTNNVVKCMCRYDGHRVWMYNCHIGGSVGSETEDMFPGLLNNQVTHR from the exons ATGCGAGCCCCCTGTTCTCTTACCTGCTGTGTGACCGCCCTCCTGAGCCTGTGGGCCCTGTGCCAGGCTCAGTATGACGAATGGGGATACCCGCAGGGCTACGCCGAGCCCGCGGAGGAGCACTACAAGGTCCCGGAGCTGCCCCCGGACACGCCCAGGATCCAGCTGCGTCTGGCCGGGGAGAAGCGCAAGCACAACGAGGGCCGCGTGGAAGTGTTCTACGAGGGGGAGTGGGGCACCGTCTGCGACGACGACTTCTCCATACACGGCGCCCAGGTGGTGTGCAGAGAGCTGGGCTACCTGGAAGCCATCTCCTGGTCACCGGGCTCCAAATACGGCAGAggagaag GCCGTATCTGGTTTGACAATGTCCACTGTACGGGGAAGGAGAAGACCCTGGCCCTGTGCTCCTCCAATGGCATCGGGGTCTCCGACTGCAAGCACACGGAGGACGTGGGGGTGTTGTGCAGTGACAAGAGGATTCCAGGCTTCAAGTTCGTCAACACCCTCACCAACAGCGTGGAG AGTCTGAACCTCCAGGTTGAGGACGTGCGAATCCGAGCCATACTGGGAACCTACCGCAAGCGCATCCCCGTGACCGAGGGGTATGTGGAGGTCAAGGACGGGGGCAAATGGAAACAGATCTGCGACGAGCACTGGACACTGATGGACAGCCGGGTCGTCTGCGGCATGTTCGGCTTCCCTGGGGAGAGGAAGTACAATGCTAGAGTCTACAA GATGTTTGCCCGCAGAAGAAAACACAACTACTGGGACTACTCTGTGAACTGCACCGGGACCGAGGCCCACCTGTCGAGCTGTAAGCTGGGGCAGGCTCTGCTGGAGAAGGGCAACGGGAGCTGTGGCCAGGGCATGCCTGTGGTAGTGAGCTGCGTCCCTGGGCGCGCCTTTGCCCCGACCTCTATGGCAGGCTTCAGGAAGGCCTTCAGGCAAGAG CAGCCGCTGGTGCgcctgaggggcggggccatcgTGGGTGAGGGCCGGGTGGAGGTCCTGAAGAACGGCGAGTGGGGCACCATCTGCGACGATAAATGGAACCTTCTCTCCGCCACCGTAGTGTGCCGAGAGCTGGGCTTTGGCACCGCTAAGGAAGCCCTGTCTGGTGGACAGCTGGGGCAAG GAATGGGCTCGGTCCATATGAACGAAGTGGGATGCTCTGGATTCGAGAAGTCGATCACAGAGTGCTCCTTCAACAAGGAGTCGCTGGGCTGCAGCCACGAGGAGGATGCGGGAGTGAGGTGCAACGTTCCCGCCATGGGCTTCGAGCAGAGG CTGCGTCTCAGCGGTGGGCGGACCCCGTTCGAGGGCCGCGTGGAGGTGCTGGCGGAGAAGAACGGGTCCCTGGTGTGGGGCACGGTGTGCAGCGAGGGCTGGGGCACCATGGAGGCCATGGTGGTGTGCAGACAGCTGGGCCTGGGATTCGCCAGCCACGCCTTTAAG GAGACTTGGTACTGGCAAGGAGCGGTGAACGCGGATGATGTGGTGATGAGCGGAGTGAGGTGTTCTGGGACAGAGATGTCCCTGGCACATTGCCTGCACCACGGAGCACACCTCGACTGCCCAAAAGGAGGGGCCCGCTTTGCAGCTGGAGTATCCTGCTCAGAAA cgGCCCCCGATCTGGTGTTGAACCCTCAGGCGGTGGAGCAGACCACCTACCTGGAGGACCGGCCCATGCTGATGCTGCAGTGCGCCTACGAGGAGAACTGCCTGTCCACCACCGCCAGCCAGGTCCCCGCCAACTCCTACCGCCGCCTGCTGCGCTTCTCCTCCCAGATCCACAACAACGGCCAGGCCGACTTCCGCCCCAAAGCCGGCCGCCACACCTGGATCTGGCACGACTGCCACAG GCACTACCACAGCATGGAGGTGTTCACGCACTATGACCTGCTCAGCCTCAACGGCACCAAAGTGGCGGAGGGACAGAAAGCCAGCTTTTGTCTGGAGGACACCGAGTGCGATGAGG GCATTGAGAAGAAGTACGAGTGCGCCAACTTCGGTGAGCAGGGAATCACCTTGGGCTGCTGGGATACGTACCGCCATGACATCGACTGCCAGTGGGTGGACATCACAGATGTGAAGCCTGGGGATTACCTCTTCCAG ATCATAATCAACCCAAACTATGAAGTGGCGGAGACAGATTTCACCAACAACGTGGTGAAGTGCATGTGTCGATACGATGGTCACAGAGTATGGATGTACAACTGCCATATAG GTGGCTCGGTCGGTTCTGAGACTGAGGACATGTTCCCCGGGCTCCTGAACAACCAGGTGACACACAGGTAA
- the LOC118206459 gene encoding R3H and coiled-coil domain-containing protein 1-like isoform X1 — translation MQQRVSAFSTVTLAFPSDVCYLPRQENEFIHKIFEDLEILLQRDAQNSVLIFPPLPSRLCDLIQKTIENYSSLCTFSVGEGRSRRMVVCHSDLRISSEDDGDEGGRRYKQPLGLVTGNQYWKDKHYPRPRTIQMNSRDQREPDKAIFSPGALWEMDSATRAISSLSVSEESCSDTTEESLAANQDAQSDGSDHVTCEHDAFVNLDRSGLGPWPPSWDQSVSYFKAMSWDYSPGDACDNTALPAPAPQMNGVYISEITTNLKEQDVVILSARNDYSCYENARVDAEAFGHILEIYNISPMFRTEDLLDAFAGFSARGLEIHWVDGTHALAVFSCKAAALQALSIKHPLIRARKLSSGTKKSKGKALRLSELLRPVNEEAQTDPRPVNEEAQTDPKVSKALDLHVQHCWCVSTNSGSYSQTSRAGQSAVIEMMVHLHFLPSVTRGQ, via the exons atgcagCAACGCGTGAG TGCATTTTCTACTGTGACCCTGGCGTTTCCTTCTGATGTGTGTTACCTCCCGAGACAAGAAAATGAGTTCATTCACAAAATCTTCGAAGACTTGGAAATCCTTTTACAAAGAGACGCACAAAATAG CGTGTTGATATTCCCTCCTTTACCGAGCCGACTTTGCGACCTGATTCAGAAAACTATCGAAAACTACTCATCCCTGTGCACCTTTTCTGTGGGAGAGGGCCGGAGCCGCAGAATGGTAGTTTGCCACTCTGATCTAAG AATATCCTCAGAGGATGATGGTGATGAAGGTGGTAGAAGGTACAAACAGCCCTTGGGGCTGGTAACAGGGAATCAATATTGGAAGGACAAGCACTACCCCAGGCCCAGGACTATACAAATGAACAGCAGAGACCAGAGAGAGCCAGACAAGGCCATCTTCAGTCCTGGGGCCTTGTGGGAGATGGACAGTGCCACACGTGCCATAAGCAGTTTGAGCGTCTCGGAGGAGTCCTGCTCTGATACCACAGAGGAGTCCCTCGCTGCCAATCAGGACGCACAGTCTGACGGTTCAGATCACGTGACCTGCGAGCACGATGCGTTTGTGAACCTGGACAGGTCCGGTCTGGGACCCTGGCCTCCATCTTGGGACCAGTCTGTTTCTTACTTCAAGGCCATGTCCTGGGATTACTCACCTGGAGATGCCTGCGACAACACAGCCCTACCTGCCCCAGCACCACAAATGAACGGGGTTTATATCAGTGAG ATAACCACCAATCTTAAAGAGCAGGATGTTGTGATTCTGAGCGCCCGGAACGACTACTCGTGCTATGAGAACGCGCGGGTCGACGCTGAAGCCTTCGGCCACATTCTGGAAATATACAACATCTCCCCCATGTTCAGAACCGAGGATCTGCTGGACGCCTTCGCAGGCTTCAG CGCGAGAGGTCTGGAGATCCACTGGGTGGATGGCACGCATGCCCTGGCGGTTTTCTCTTGCAAGGCAGCAG CACTGCAGGCCCTTTCCATAAAACACCCATTGATAAGAGCACGGAAGCTGTCCAGTGGAACAAAGAAATCGAAGGGGAAAGCTCTGAGGCTTTCAG AGCTCCTCAGGCCTGTGAATGAGGAGGCGCAAACTGACCCCAGGCCCGTGAACGAGGAAGCGCAAACTGACCCCAAAGTCTCCAAAGCGCTGGACCTCCACGTACAGCACTGCTGGTGTGTTTCTACTAATTCAGGTTCATATTCAC AAACATCAAGGGCTGGCCAGTCAGCTGTGATTGAAATGATGGTCCACCTGCATTTCCTACCATCTGTCACCAGGGGGCAGTGA